A section of the Spirosoma pollinicola genome encodes:
- a CDS encoding KUP/HAK/KT family potassium transporter, whose product MNNKSHLDTVSAAGLLVAMGIIYGDIGTSPLYTLRAIIGPTATIKADVIRGAISCVFWTLTLQTTIKYVILILRADNRGEGGIFALYALIRRHARWLTVPAIIGGAALLADGIITPPISVSSAVEGLRLLYPTISDGLIIQIVIGILTILFLIQSFGTSVVGTAFGPIMLVWFIMLGTLGALQIVQAPAILSALNPYYAWWLLAEYPGGFWLLGSVFLCTTGAEALYSDMGHCGRANIRVSWVFVKTCLLLNYFGQGAWLLSQAGQSLQDRIPFYAIMPSWFLTIGIFIATAATVIASQALITGSFTLISEAIRLNFWPKVQLRYPSAQKGQLYVPSINFLLWSGCVGVVLYFRESAHMEAAYGLAITLTMLMTTLLMSYYLYTHKYQAWWVVLFLTIYLGLEGSFLVANLIKFPHGGWVSVLIGSIIAGVMYIWLQAFRIKLRLTEYVRIDQYTQAIKELSRDISIPKYATHIVFMSNAARQSEIESKIIYSIFQKRPKRADIYWFVHVDITDDPYTMEYKVNTIAPDDAYKVTFRLGFRVEQRINLFFRKVIEDMVRNKEVDITSRYESLSRQNVIGDFRFVVLEKFLSFENELPPVERFIMNIYFSIKSVTTPEARWFGLDSSSVKVEKVPLVIRPVENVQLKRITS is encoded by the coding sequence ATGAATAATAAAAGCCACCTTGATACAGTATCTGCTGCGGGACTATTAGTCGCCATGGGCATTATCTATGGTGATATTGGGACCTCACCCTTGTATACCTTACGAGCCATAATCGGGCCGACAGCAACCATCAAAGCAGATGTTATTCGGGGAGCGATTTCCTGCGTATTCTGGACGCTTACTCTACAAACCACCATTAAGTATGTCATCTTGATATTACGGGCCGATAACCGGGGAGAAGGGGGTATTTTTGCCTTATACGCACTAATTCGTCGCCACGCTCGCTGGCTGACTGTGCCCGCCATCATTGGCGGAGCGGCACTACTGGCCGATGGGATCATTACCCCGCCCATCTCGGTCTCTTCGGCGGTTGAAGGCTTACGGTTGTTATATCCTACCATTAGCGATGGGCTTATTATTCAAATCGTCATTGGTATTCTGACGATCCTGTTTTTAATCCAAAGCTTTGGCACCAGTGTAGTAGGAACCGCTTTTGGGCCCATTATGCTGGTTTGGTTCATCATGCTGGGTACGCTGGGGGCTTTGCAAATTGTTCAGGCACCAGCTATTCTTTCCGCGCTGAATCCCTATTACGCCTGGTGGTTATTAGCCGAATATCCGGGTGGTTTCTGGTTGTTAGGGTCGGTATTTCTCTGTACAACGGGGGCTGAAGCCCTGTATTCTGACATGGGCCACTGTGGCAGGGCCAATATCCGGGTTAGCTGGGTGTTTGTCAAAACCTGCTTACTGCTCAACTATTTTGGGCAGGGCGCCTGGCTGTTGAGCCAGGCGGGACAATCCCTGCAGGATCGGATTCCATTCTATGCAATCATGCCCTCCTGGTTTTTAACTATTGGCATTTTTATCGCTACTGCCGCTACCGTTATTGCCAGCCAGGCCTTAATTACCGGTTCCTTTACGCTGATAAGCGAAGCGATTCGGCTCAATTTCTGGCCCAAGGTTCAACTCCGTTATCCCAGTGCCCAAAAGGGACAGCTTTATGTGCCCAGTATTAATTTCCTGCTTTGGAGCGGTTGCGTAGGGGTCGTGCTTTACTTTCGGGAATCGGCCCACATGGAAGCCGCTTATGGACTGGCCATTACTTTAACGATGCTGATGACGACCCTGCTTATGTCGTATTATCTGTATACCCATAAATATCAGGCCTGGTGGGTGGTCTTATTTCTGACGATATATCTGGGGCTAGAAGGTAGTTTTTTGGTGGCCAATCTGATCAAGTTTCCCCACGGGGGCTGGGTTTCAGTGCTGATTGGGTCGATCATAGCCGGGGTCATGTACATTTGGCTGCAAGCCTTTCGGATTAAGCTACGCTTGACCGAATATGTACGAATCGATCAGTATACGCAGGCGATCAAGGAACTTAGCCGCGATATAAGTATTCCCAAGTACGCCACCCACATTGTCTTTATGAGCAATGCGGCCCGTCAGTCTGAAATTGAATCGAAAATCATTTACTCAATTTTTCAAAAGCGTCCCAAACGAGCCGACATCTATTGGTTCGTGCACGTCGATATTACCGACGATCCCTACACGATGGAATACAAAGTAAATACCATCGCCCCCGATGATGCCTACAAAGTAACCTTTCGGTTGGGGTTTCGGGTTGAACAGCGGATCAATCTGTTTTTCCGCAAGGTGATTGAAGACATGGTTCGAAACAAGGAGGTCGACATTACGAGCCGCTATGAATCACTTAGTCGACAGAATGTGATTGGTGATTTTCGGTTTGTGGTCCTGGAGAAATTTCTTTCCTTTGAGAATGAGCTGCCGCCCGTGGAGCGCTTCATTATGAACATTTACTTTTCGATAAAATCTGTCACCACGCCCGAGGCCCGTTGGTTCGGGCTGGACAGCAGTTCGGTTAAAGTGGAGAAAGTGCCACTGGTTATCCGACCTGTGGAAAACGTTCAGTTAAAACGGATTACGTCCTGA